The Juglans regia cultivar Chandler chromosome 6, Walnut 2.0, whole genome shotgun sequence genome contains the following window.
ttaagacaaaacatttataaaatttaaaaataaaatttattcatgtTATACGAATTTTGCGGATTAACTCACAATTAACATGCTTATTTATTGTATCTTGTCAGGTCAAGTCGTTTGTTGTATTCATATCTAGTTTACGGATCGACCCGAATATTAAAATGTATTGGCTAAAGACTTTTTTGTCtcaagaatgaaaaaaattgaaaaaatttattttcaaaatgaattcgtacatcatttttttgtttggtttcaaTTAGTATAGTTTAATTTTGCAGCTTTGAAGGAGATTTGCAACTGGTAATAGAAGTCATAAACAATAGAGAAACCTCTACTTAATGGCACATTGACCCCATCATTGAAGACATCAAGCACATCTATGTCCCTCAAAGGTTTTGGAATTTTGTCAAAATTCATCGATCTATAAATCGATGTGCATATTCTGTGGTGTAATGGGCAACAACTAACCTTATTTTTGGTTATATATCAACAAACCTTTTATCTAGATGTTTGTTGTTTCTTGATAGCAGAAAATATCCATCCAatcttgcttagaaaaaaaaaaagtttaattttgcagctaatatttttgtttttatatggaAACAGATGTAAGATTGGTCAGCTGAACCAATTATTGACACTAAGTTTTAATGACTAGTCAACTCAATTAAACATATTAtgtttttgtgtaattaatGAGCCACCTCTTTCTTTTCAGAATTGTTCCATCTAATTAATTGTGTATATCTACAAATAATGGCAAGAGTTTAACTATCCTGACCTTCTATATATCTCCATCTCTCAAGCTTAAACGCCACTCTCATTACattctgtttgtttgtttgtgagagagagggagagagagagagagagagagagagagaatggggaaaagaaagataatgattttgttgttttcaATGGCTTTGCTTGTCTTGAGTTGTGTAGTTGATGCGAAAGCTGAAGCTACAAAAACTTTATCAGAAGTTAATAGGAAACTGAAGCTTCTCAATAAACCTGCACTCAAGAGCATTAAGGTATGTGtgttcttttcctttatcaTTCATGGTGTTACCAATTTTCGTGCCAAGATTGTTCTCAATTCAATTATCATGATCCAAAGATTTCTACCAATGCTTTAATGGTTATTGCAGACTGAAGATGGAGAGATTATCGACTGCGTGGATATCTACAAACAACCTGCTTTTGATCATCCTGCATTAAGGAACCACACCATTCAGGTGCATTTGCTTTCTTGATCATAACCCTTTTGTCTCTTTTACTCAAATCATAGTTGAATTATCCGACTAATTATCAAATAGTTCCGGAATATATGGATATGTGATTCCATAAGATTACTATGTCATTGAGTCTCGTAACAAATGTTCCAAGTCAAATGCAGATGAGACCCAGCTTTACTATCCAAGATGAGACTTCAAGCACGAAAGGTGACTCCTCTCCGGCACCGGCGCTGTCTCAGACGTGGCAAAAGAGTGGAAGTTGTCCAGAGGGAACCGTTCCCATTCGCAGAATACGAAAGCAAGACTTGTTGAGGGCTGCTTCGCTTGAGCACTTCGGAAGAGATGGCCCTCGGACTTCTTGGGCAGTGAAAGCAGCAGCAAATGGCCAAAGTAGGCATTTTGTTCATCTTAATGGCTCCAAAATCCCAATTTTTCCCATGCCCGATCATTCGGTAATTTTCACATGCTGCCAACGAATCAAATGTTTATACCTAATTTGTCTtgaaaatataatcaaatacatgatatacatacatgctcattaatttgttcaaattcTCAACCATAAATTTGAagtgtcctatatatatatatatatatatctatggatCCTTTTAGCTTGATCTAGTGCTGATTTGTTTGGCGATTTTGTTTATTGAACCAGACTGCATTTCTGGTCACGAAGGGATACAATTACGTTGGAGCTAGAGGGGGAATAAATGCTTGGAGTCCAAGAGTTGAATCTGCCGATGAGTATACTACTGGCCAAATTTGGATTAAGAACGGACCCCCCGGCATCAATTTTGAAAGTGTAGAAGCAGGCTGGATGGTTTGTGCACTGACCCAAGCAAATCAATTGACCTATCAAATTGGCTAGTTTTAagatagagtaatgctagagagaagtcactataaCAATGCACATTTTGCAGTCACCGCGTGGTTGCTTCTAATTGATTAtttccaacactcacttggagagatgtgtggtctacataatgtcacatcatatatGTAAAATGGATGCTTCCAATAgtaatttctatctatatttattctttaagatATAAAGTTCTGTGcattttctatgaaaaaaagtagaagattacatgaaaaaattaattttttaacggtagactctactttttttaaaaaaaaaaatgtaaaaattatatattctaagATTGTCGATGAATCTGCTTAACATTCTGtgcactatttatttatttttttttattttttttttcaggtcaACCCAGAATTATTTGGTGGTGCAGAACCTCGGCTTTTTGCACGTTGGACTGTGAGTATACTTTCTTCTTGGAACAAATGGTAATTAGCTACgaatttatgagaatttattggtttcttcttgttttgttcatttttggTCAGTTGGATGGGTACGAAAAGACAGGTTGCATTAACCTCGTTTGCCCTGGGTTCGTACAAACTAGCAAAACCATCTTATTAGGAGCAATTCTCCGACCTTTGTCACAGAGAAATGGACCGCAATATCAGATCAACCTCATGATGGACCATGTAAaaattctctccctctcttttgcATGATGATCGGAGTTATCTATACAAATAATTTGCATCTAAACCCTTGATTgtgcatgacatgacataaaatCGATGACAATTTTGGGAGTAAAGAATGTGACTACAACGACGATAATTTCATCGCAAATagtagatattttttatttttttcttaatatgtgTATAGTGTAAGGCtgttgaatagaatttttcttacacCGCATCGACttatgtgttttttgttttaggatcCAAGTACTGGAAATTGGTGGCTACACACTAGTCAGGATATAATAGGGTATTGGCCGGGATCTATCCtgtcttatttgaaaaaaagtgcaACCACAATTGAATGGGGAGGAGATGTTTATAGCAAGAAGGTGAAGGGAAACAACCCCCACACTGCAACAGCCATGGGGAGTGGGGATTTTGCAGCCGGGCGCTGGGGATCAGCAGCTTATGTTGGGCAGTACATGATTGTGGATAGTTACCTAAGGTTGAAGAATCCTGAATGGGTAGATGTTTTTGCCGAGGAACCCAACTGCTACACCGCCACCAACTTCCCGGCAACTCCTAAATCGGAGGCTATTTTCTACTATGGAGGGCCTGGTCGAAACCCTCAATGTCCATGAGGTCAATCAACCATGTTGGAAAAAGGTTATGGTTGGAtatgcatatatgcatatatgcatggctAGGCTTGTTTTAGCAATTTAAGCATGTATTAATAATGTTCTATCTCGAtgaaacttaaaattataaaactagtttcattaatatatatggtgCAAAAATCTGCTATTGATACTTTTGCTAATGATACTTTCGCATAACTCACAAATAAAGTAGTGTTTGTTGAAACTATCATGTTATTGATCCACTGCCATTAACCAAGCCTTTGTGAGATGAGAGTTCATATTTTTCCCTGTTGAGCTTGTTAGCTTAGCCAGCTCATATCATGTTAACATTTGGCTGCGGCCACTACCTTGTTGAACGAACACTTTGTGGTGAGGAGTTTTTTTTCCCATCTAACATATGAGAGTTCGTAAGTAAGAGGATGAAAACCATGGGTTATGTGCACCAAGTTTGCGCAGAAATTATGAAGGTTAAAGACATAATGGTGCTAAAGAAggaataataattctatttaaagatAGAACTCTTTCATTAAGTGCGATGGGATGTGTATTCAGATCCAAACTTGGACTTTTAAAACTGAGCAGATACCCGTAAAACCCGTTTCAATCTAGTCAGGTATCTTTTAGAATTGGATATCAGGATTGTAACCGATATTTGgtttcaactctattttttttttaactctagcTTTTGTACATACAAAATAATgtcattttgaaacaaaaattcaattttttttttttaaaaaaaaaaaatacctggATTTCTGAGTTTCAAACtagactaaaaaaaatctgactGGATGTATACTCCCTAAAAGG
Protein-coding sequences here:
- the LOC109014529 gene encoding uncharacterized protein LOC109014529, which translates into the protein MGKRKIMILLFSMALLVLSCVVDAKAEATKTLSEVNRKLKLLNKPALKSIKTEDGEIIDCVDIYKQPAFDHPALRNHTIQMRPSFTIQDETSSTKGDSSPAPALSQTWQKSGSCPEGTVPIRRIRKQDLLRAASLEHFGRDGPRTSWAVKAAANGQSRHFVHLNGSKIPIFPMPDHSTAFLVTKGYNYVGARGGINAWSPRVESADEYTTGQIWIKNGPPGINFESVEAGWMVNPELFGGAEPRLFARWTLDGYEKTGCINLVCPGFVQTSKTILLGAILRPLSQRNGPQYQINLMMDHDPSTGNWWLHTSQDIIGYWPGSILSYLKKSATTIEWGGDVYSKKVKGNNPHTATAMGSGDFAAGRWGSAAYVGQYMIVDSYLRLKNPEWVDVFAEEPNCYTATNFPATPKSEAIFYYGGPGRNPQCP